The Cyclopterus lumpus isolate fCycLum1 chromosome 12, fCycLum1.pri, whole genome shotgun sequence genome window below encodes:
- the lrrtm4l1 gene encoding leucine-rich repeat transmembrane neuronal protein 4: MGPLLCYGRLKHLLFPLLLLLRAPLLFSFGERTCPNSCRCEGKTIHCDSAGFLDVPENISVGCQGLSLRYNELHTLLPYQFAHLGQLLWIYLDHNKISAVDSRAFQGVRRLKELILSSNRITSLHNSTFHGIPNLRSLDLSYNKLEILQPGQFHGLRKLQNLHLRSNGLSNIPIRAFLECRSLEFLDLGYNRIKALTRTTFLGLQKLMELHLEHNQFSRINFFLFPRLANLRSLYLQWNRIRVVNQGLPWTWYTLQKLDLSGNEIQILDPAVFHCLPNLQVLNLESNKLSNVSQEAVSAWISLTSISLAGNMWDCGTGICPLVAWLRNFRGSKDTTMICSSPKYLQGEKIMEATRNHGICEETDYVLTETPSPMSDLISEATGEPTFAPTSGSPPMPPASTFGPVPPFRPRPIPHPTLPGYMSKDPKNSVTHTLPTPIPPPEMEHMTLHKVVVGSVALFFTMSLILTIIYVFWRRYPGATRLLQQRSMVGRKRRKKSPEPEQNLSSQLQEYYMSYNPAATPEALEVLGNGTGSCTCTISGSRECENELHVPRPHTWCLAGRCADHP, translated from the coding sequence GTCCATTGCTGTGTTATGGAAGACTGAAacacctcctctttcctcttctccttctcttgcGGGCTCCTCTGTTGTTCAGCTTTGGTGAACGCACCTGTCCCAATAGTTGCCGATGTGAGGGGAAAACAATCCATTGTGATTCAGCTGGCTTCTTAGATGTCCCAGAAAACATCTCGGTAGGCTGCCAAGGCCTCTCCCTGCGCTACAATGAACTGCACACCCTGCTGCCATATCAATTTGCTCACCTCGGCCAGCTTCTCTGGATATATTTGGACCATAATAAGATTTCAGCTGTTGACAGTCGAGCATTCCAGGGGGTCCGCAGGCTTAAAGAGCTGATACTGAGCTCCAACAGAATCACATCCCTGCACAACTCAACATTCCATGGAATTCCCAATCTCCGCAGTCTGGACTTGTCCTACAACAAATTAGAAATTCTGCAGCCAGGTCAATTCCATGGCTTGCGAAAATTACAAAACCTACACCTACGCTCAAATGGTCTCTCCAACATCCCAATCCGAGCATTCCTGGAGTGCCGAAGTTTGGAGTTTCTGGATTTGGGCTACAATCGAATCAAGGCTCTTACCCGTACCACCTTTTTGGGGCTGCAGAAGCTGATGGAGTTGCATCTGGAGCACAACCAGTTCTCACGgatcaacttttttttgtttccacgaTTAGCCAACCTAAGATCACTCTATCTGCAGTGGAACCGCATTAGGGTGGTCAACCAGGGCCTTCCATGGACTTGGTATACACTGCAGAAACTTGATCTGTCTGGAAATGAAATCCAGATCCTAGACCCAGCTGTGTTTCACTGCTTGCCCAACCTTCAAGTCCTCAACCTGGAATCCAACAAACTGTCTAATGTGTCTCAGGAGGCAGTGTCAGCATGGATCTCACTGACCTCCATCAGCCTAGCAGGGAACATGTGGGATTGTGGAACTGGCATATGCCCACTTGTGGCTTGGTTGAGGAATTTCCGTGGTAGTAAAGACACCACGATGATATGCAGCAGCCCAAAGTATCTCCAGGGAGAAAAAATTATGGAAGCCACAAGGAACCATGGTATCTGTGAGGAAACTGATTATGTTCTGACTGAAACACCTTCACCAATGTCAGATCTCATTTCTGAAGCCACTGGTGAACCAACCTTTGCCCCTACTAGCGGCTCTCCACCTATGCCACCAGCCAGCACCTTTGGTCCTGTCCCACCATTTAGACCTCGACCAATTCCTCATCCTACCCTTCCAGGGTATATGAGCAAAGACCCCAAAAACTCAGTTACTCACACTCTACCCACTCCTATACCACCCCCAGAGATGGAGCACATGACTCTGCACAAAGTGGTGGTGGGCAGCGTGGCACTCTTCTTCACCATGTCCCTAATCTTGACAATTATCTACGTGTTCTGGCGGCGCTATCCAGGTGCAACCAGGTTGCTGCAGCAGCGATCCATGGTGGGGCGGAAGCGTCGCAAAAAGAGTCCAGAGCCAGAGCAGAACCTGAGCTCCCAACTCCAAGAGTATTACATGAGCTACAACCCTGCTGCCACACCAGAGGCATTGGAGGTGCTAGGCAATGGCACTGGTTCCTGCACATGCACAATTTCTGGCTCCAGGGAGTGTGAG